In the Nothobranchius furzeri strain GRZ-AD chromosome 15, NfurGRZ-RIMD1, whole genome shotgun sequence genome, one interval contains:
- the tnnt2a gene encoding troponin T type 2a (cardiac) isoform X1 — protein sequence MSLLLSVPAEAEQQEDTSAEISAEQGGDEEGEEGEEEEAKPKFKPFIMPNLIPPKIPDGEKVDFDDIHRKRMEKDLMELQTLIEVHFESRKKEEEELISLTDRIEKRRSERAEQQRIRSERDKERQKRLEDERARKEEEEAKKRAEDDAKKKKTLTSLHFGGYMQKLNEKRSGKRQTEREKKKKILSERRKSLDIENLSQERLKEKAKELWEWMFQLEAEKFDLQYQLTMQKYEINVLRNRVSDHQKTSKRTKRGLRK from the exons ATGTCATTACTTCTCTCTGTGCCAGCAGAGGCTGAACAGCAGGAAGACACATCTGCTGAGATCAGTGCAGAGCAAG GTGGAGatgaggagggagaggagggcgAAG AAGAGGAGGCCAAACCAAAATTCAA GCCTTTTATCATGCCAAACCTCATTCCTCCTAAGATCCCAGATGGAGAGAAGGTGGACTTTGAT gACATACACCGTAAGCGGATGGAAAAAGACTTGATGGAGCTTCAGACTTTGATTGAAGTTCACTTTGAaagcagaaaaaaggaagaagaggAGCTAATTAGTCTTACAGACAGAATT GAGAAACGCCGAtctgaacgagcagagcagcaacggATCCGCAGCGAGCGTGATAAAGAGCGTCAGAAACGACTTGAA GATGAGAGAGCTCGCAAGGAGGAGGAAGAGGCGAAGAAAAGAGCagaagatgatgcaaagaagaaaaaaaccctGACCAGCCTCCACTTCGGTGGCTACATGCAGAAGCTG AATGAAAAACGGAGTGGTAAGAGGCAGacggagagagagaagaaaaagaagatccTGAGTGAAAGACGCAAATCTCTGGACATTGAAAACTTAAGTCAGGAAAGACTCAA GGAGAAAGCTAAAGAGCTGTGGGAGTGGATGTTCCAGCTGGAGGCTGAAAAGTTTGATCTACAGTATCAACTCACCATGCAGAAATATGAG ATAAATGTCCTGAGAAACCGTGTGAGCGACCACCAGAAAAC ATCTAAGAGGACCAAAAGAGGCCTAAGGAAATGA
- the tnnt2a gene encoding troponin T type 2a (cardiac) isoform X2: MPNLIPPKIPDGEKVDFDDIHRKRMEKDLMELQTLIEVHFESRKKEEEELISLTDRIEKRRSERAEQQRIRSERDKERQKRLEDERARKEEEEAKKRAEDDAKKKKTLTSLHFGGYMQKLNEKRSGKRQTEREKKKKILSERRKSLDIENLSQERLKEKAKELWEWMFQLEAEKFDLQYQLTMQKYEINVLRNRVSDHQKTSKRTKRGLRK; the protein is encoded by the exons ATGCCAAACCTCATTCCTCCTAAGATCCCAGATGGAGAGAAGGTGGACTTTGAT gACATACACCGTAAGCGGATGGAAAAAGACTTGATGGAGCTTCAGACTTTGATTGAAGTTCACTTTGAaagcagaaaaaaggaagaagaggAGCTAATTAGTCTTACAGACAGAATT GAGAAACGCCGAtctgaacgagcagagcagcaacggATCCGCAGCGAGCGTGATAAAGAGCGTCAGAAACGACTTGAA GATGAGAGAGCTCGCAAGGAGGAGGAAGAGGCGAAGAAAAGAGCagaagatgatgcaaagaagaaaaaaaccctGACCAGCCTCCACTTCGGTGGCTACATGCAGAAGCTG AATGAAAAACGGAGTGGTAAGAGGCAGacggagagagagaagaaaaagaagatccTGAGTGAAAGACGCAAATCTCTGGACATTGAAAACTTAAGTCAGGAAAGACTCAA GGAGAAAGCTAAAGAGCTGTGGGAGTGGATGTTCCAGCTGGAGGCTGAAAAGTTTGATCTACAGTATCAACTCACCATGCAGAAATATGAG ATAAATGTCCTGAGAAACCGTGTGAGCGACCACCAGAAAAC ATCTAAGAGGACCAAAAGAGGCCTAAGGAAATGA